In a genomic window of Mycolicibacter heraklionensis:
- a CDS encoding LpqN/LpqT family lipoprotein, whose amino-acid sequence MAIGAAALVMVIALIAAALVAAALIVSRRGHEPESLHPPKSGVSDSSLSSRCSPSTVPLASLDHRTADEPRLALPQPPGWHLDPAQRPPAVRAVMQGPGSEANRYQPNAVVTLENLTGTAGTPQEALDWEIEGLSKIGVLLDRIPSTVCGYPAVTLTYDMGLANHEATCLIVAGRDSDDKLWAAVVTVQAFGPDHPAYVSEKYAILTGFQFAFAGD is encoded by the coding sequence GTGGCCATTGGTGCCGCCGCCCTCGTTATGGTCATTGCCCTGATCGCCGCTGCGCTGGTCGCCGCTGCGCTGATTGTGAGTCGCCGCGGCCATGAGCCCGAGTCACTTCATCCACCAAAGAGTGGCGTGTCTGACAGCTCGTTGTCGAGCAGATGCAGCCCCAGCACGGTGCCGCTCGCCAGCCTCGATCACCGCACTGCCGACGAGCCCAGGCTGGCGCTGCCCCAACCGCCCGGCTGGCACTTGGACCCCGCACAGAGACCGCCGGCAGTTCGGGCGGTGATGCAAGGTCCGGGAAGTGAGGCCAACCGCTACCAGCCGAACGCCGTTGTGACACTGGAGAACCTCACCGGGACAGCCGGAACTCCACAAGAAGCACTCGATTGGGAAATCGAGGGGTTATCCAAGATCGGCGTTCTTCTTGACCGCATCCCCAGCACTGTTTGCGGCTACCCCGCCGTGACGCTGACCTACGACATGGGGCTGGCCAATCACGAGGCTACCTGCCTGATCGTTGCGGGTCGGGACAGCGACGACAAGCTCTGGGCGGCCGTAGTCACCGTTCAGGCTTTCGGTCCAGATCATCCGGCCTACGTGAGTGAAAAGTACGCGATACTCACTGGCTTCCAGTTCGCCTTCGCCGGCGACTAA
- the eccE gene encoding type VII secretion protein EccE produces MSTHRSPLPGTGRITLVLLATAAATTAYPWQSARERWVLGIGIAVAVALLAQWRGLPLPTILRRRASINRPKQGERRAGRTVTDPRVTVLLRVAAPQEDTDSLPLPLIARYLDRYGLRADAIRVTSRDVGDHAGARERTTWIGLTFAAVDNLAALQARSPGIPLHQTAVVVARRLADHLRESGWAANVVEPDDIPELDTAGSRETWHSVVQEDGDHLAAYRAAPRQDVPELLAKVWSYPAPETWTALEIAGIGDDQTLAFAAAFRTGAQPGGGGPLPGLSPQPGNQRASLAALNPSSVHRLDGHAVVARDWLTRLRWPSSTARRSPTDAAVG; encoded by the coding sequence GTGAGCACCCACCGATCACCGCTGCCCGGTACGGGGCGAATCACCCTGGTGCTGTTGGCCACTGCGGCCGCAACCACGGCCTATCCCTGGCAGTCGGCGCGCGAGCGCTGGGTGCTGGGCATCGGAATCGCCGTCGCGGTCGCGTTGTTGGCGCAGTGGCGCGGTTTGCCGCTGCCCACGATTCTGCGACGCCGCGCATCGATCAACCGCCCCAAACAAGGGGAACGCCGAGCAGGCAGAACCGTCACCGACCCGCGGGTCACCGTGCTGCTGAGGGTCGCAGCGCCGCAGGAAGACACCGACTCGCTTCCGCTGCCGCTGATCGCTCGCTATCTGGACCGTTACGGCCTGCGGGCCGACGCGATCCGGGTCACCAGCCGAGACGTCGGTGATCATGCCGGTGCGCGCGAGCGGACCACGTGGATCGGCCTGACGTTCGCCGCTGTCGACAATCTCGCGGCGCTGCAGGCACGTTCCCCGGGCATTCCCCTGCACCAGACCGCTGTGGTGGTGGCACGGCGCCTCGCCGATCACCTCCGCGAATCCGGCTGGGCGGCCAACGTGGTCGAGCCCGACGACATCCCAGAGCTGGACACCGCAGGCTCCCGCGAGACCTGGCACAGCGTTGTCCAGGAGGACGGGGATCACCTAGCCGCATACCGGGCTGCGCCCCGCCAAGACGTGCCGGAGCTGCTCGCGAAGGTCTGGTCTTACCCGGCGCCTGAAACATGGACGGCCCTGGAGATCGCCGGCATCGGCGACGATCAGACACTGGCCTTCGCTGCCGCATTCCGCACCGGCGCCCAACCCGGCGGTGGTGGACCGCTGCCCGGGCTCAGCCCGCAACCGGGAAACCAGCGGGCATCGCTGGCGGCGCTGAATCCGTCGTCGGTCCATCGCCTGGACGGCCATGCCGTCGTGGCCCGCGACTGGCTGACTCGGCTCCGGTGGCCCAGCAGCACCGCGCGGCGGTCGCCGACTGATGCCGCTGTGGGCTGA